From Arthrobacter sp. FW306-2-2C-D06B, a single genomic window includes:
- a CDS encoding polysaccharide deacetylase family protein produces the protein MKLFYRTDQVDQHRTFQETIRGKWFTWFSTLVVVLAFTGVTAGITAPAAQAANPTVVTLTFDDANADQLTAAQTMQSLGLVGTFFTPSGFINNPNYMTTSDMQGLVANGNEIAGHTVTHPDLTTVTLDEATRQICNDRVNLTNLGFTITDFAYPFAAENASLETVVKNCGFNSARNLGDIKTRFSCAGCPLAETIPPANPYNTAAPDEVDNTWTLADLQKSVTQAEPAGGWVQLTFHHISATSTDPLNITPTLFNQFATWLKSRPATTTVKTVAQVIGGTVKPLVSGPPAPPEGTGNLVKNPSLETLVNGAPQCWAAAGYGTNTAAFSTVRQAHTGKVAEQLVVTNYVDGDAKLLPTLDLGGCSPTATPGNSYSIGAWYKSTTSTQFELYYRIGVGSWKYWTSSPWFSAATTFQKATWTTPPLPAGASGISFGLNLFSNGTLTTDDYEMFDVGTPPPPPPPPPAGGNLVQNPSLETAGTGSFPQCWQAGGYGTNTATFSTVATAHTGTKAEKLTITGYSSGDAKLLPTMDTSTCPPAAVAGHTYSVRVWYTSTAVTQFALYYRDASNNWVYWTSGPWLNTATTYTQASFTTPALPAGATAISFGLSLFSNGSVTTDDYAMYDSVGAPPLG, from the coding sequence CCAAGAGACGATCCGCGGTAAGTGGTTCACCTGGTTCTCCACCCTTGTGGTGGTACTTGCTTTCACCGGCGTCACCGCCGGGATCACCGCACCCGCGGCCCAAGCCGCTAATCCCACCGTGGTCACGTTGACCTTTGACGACGCAAATGCCGACCAACTCACCGCCGCGCAGACCATGCAGAGCCTGGGCCTGGTGGGTACTTTCTTCACGCCGTCCGGATTCATCAACAACCCCAATTACATGACGACGAGCGACATGCAGGGCCTCGTGGCGAATGGCAATGAGATTGCCGGCCACACTGTCACCCACCCGGACCTGACCACTGTGACGCTGGATGAGGCAACACGCCAGATTTGCAACGACAGGGTGAACCTCACAAACCTTGGATTCACGATCACTGACTTCGCGTATCCGTTCGCTGCCGAGAACGCATCCCTCGAAACCGTAGTCAAGAACTGCGGGTTCAATAGCGCCCGCAATCTTGGTGACATCAAGACGCGGTTCAGCTGCGCGGGGTGCCCGCTCGCCGAGACCATCCCTCCTGCCAACCCTTACAACACCGCGGCCCCGGATGAAGTCGACAACACTTGGACCCTCGCAGACCTGCAAAAGTCAGTCACCCAGGCGGAGCCGGCAGGCGGGTGGGTCCAGCTCACCTTCCACCACATTTCAGCTACCAGCACGGATCCGCTGAATATCACCCCGACCCTGTTCAACCAATTCGCCACGTGGCTCAAGTCCAGGCCCGCAACCACCACGGTCAAGACGGTGGCCCAAGTGATTGGCGGAACCGTCAAGCCGCTTGTCTCGGGACCACCGGCGCCACCGGAGGGTACCGGCAACCTGGTCAAGAACCCAAGCCTTGAAACCTTGGTCAACGGGGCTCCGCAGTGCTGGGCCGCAGCAGGGTATGGCACCAACACCGCAGCCTTCTCCACCGTCAGGCAGGCACACACAGGAAAAGTCGCCGAACAGCTCGTGGTCACCAACTATGTCGACGGTGACGCGAAGTTGCTGCCCACCCTTGACCTAGGCGGGTGCTCGCCCACAGCCACACCCGGGAACTCCTATTCAATAGGTGCCTGGTATAAATCGACCACAAGCACCCAGTTCGAGCTCTACTACCGGATCGGCGTGGGCTCGTGGAAGTACTGGACATCGAGCCCCTGGTTCTCAGCGGCCACGACCTTTCAAAAGGCCACGTGGACAACGCCTCCACTGCCTGCTGGAGCGAGCGGCATCAGCTTCGGGCTGAACCTGTTCAGCAACGGCACGCTCACCACCGATGACTACGAGATGTTCGACGTCGGCACGCCGCCACCTCCTCCGCCGCCGCCACCAGCCGGCGGCAACCTGGTACAAAACCCCAGCCTTGAAACGGCCGGTACGGGCTCGTTCCCGCAGTGCTGGCAGGCCGGTGGATACGGCACGAACACCGCCACGTTCAGCACGGTTGCTACCGCGCACACCGGTACCAAAGCGGAGAAACTCACCATCACGGGATACTCCAGCGGTGACGCGAAACTGCTGCCCACCATGGACACCAGTACGTGCCCACCTGCGGCCGTCGCAGGACACACCTACTCGGTGCGTGTTTGGTACACCTCCACAGCCGTCACACAGTTCGCTTTGTATTACCGTGACGCCTCGAACAACTGGGTGTACTGGACCTCCGGACCGTGGCTGAATACCGCCACTACCTATACACAGGCAAGCTTCACGACGCCGGCGCTTCCTGCCGGGGCCACTGCCATCAGTTTCGGGTTGAGCTTGTTCAGCAACGGATCGGTCACCACCGACGACTATGCGATGTACGACAGCGTGGGAGCTCCGCCGCTGGGCTGA
- a CDS encoding flotillin family protein produces the protein MFDLVAYLPLLVTVLGVVVAVAVIRLLIKLMWKVAEPNEALIISGLTRGSLDTRDGMDFKIVTGKGALVVPGLQTVRTLSLTLNETELQVNCVTSQGIQVIVEGVVIYKIGDAAPFIANAARRFLGQQPKMQSQVYNVFEGHLRSIIGSMTMEEIIRERDKLASLVRSASGIEMEKLGLVVDSLQIKDLQDPTGYIQNLAKPHIAQVKMEARIAEATRNREAAEREAEAAAQIADAQSISAIKQSAAQANAETARANAAQAGPLADATARQQVVVQETEVAKLEADREEQKLQTSIRKPADAKAYAQRTEAEAQKAADISASEARARRTELEAQANARKVEVEAQANATAAAAIAGATKITGEAEAAATKARGDAAASAIKAKSLAEADGIKARAEALGTNQEAVISQQLAENMPAIVAAAAEPFAHVGNLTVLNGGEGLNSMVGGILSQVGNYLPSITAALKNGKEPPKRPTKTPDA, from the coding sequence ATGTTCGACCTCGTTGCTTATCTCCCCCTTCTTGTCACCGTATTGGGGGTAGTTGTCGCCGTTGCCGTCATTCGGCTGCTCATCAAATTGATGTGGAAGGTGGCTGAACCAAACGAGGCATTGATCATTTCCGGCCTGACCCGCGGAAGTTTGGACACCAGGGATGGAATGGATTTCAAAATCGTCACCGGGAAAGGCGCCTTGGTGGTCCCCGGGCTCCAAACCGTAAGGACTTTGTCCCTCACGCTGAATGAAACAGAACTCCAGGTCAACTGCGTGACCTCGCAAGGTATCCAGGTGATCGTGGAGGGCGTGGTTATTTACAAAATCGGGGATGCCGCGCCTTTCATTGCGAATGCCGCGAGGAGGTTTCTCGGCCAGCAGCCCAAAATGCAAAGCCAGGTCTACAACGTTTTTGAGGGGCATTTGCGCTCGATCATTGGCAGCATGACCATGGAAGAGATCATCCGTGAACGCGACAAACTTGCGTCGTTGGTCCGCAGCGCCAGCGGCATAGAAATGGAAAAGCTTGGCCTAGTGGTTGATTCCCTGCAGATCAAGGATCTCCAGGACCCCACGGGTTACATCCAAAACCTGGCCAAACCGCACATTGCGCAGGTCAAAATGGAGGCCCGTATTGCTGAAGCCACCAGGAACCGCGAGGCCGCGGAGAGGGAAGCCGAGGCAGCCGCCCAGATCGCGGACGCCCAAAGCATCTCGGCGATCAAGCAATCAGCGGCGCAAGCCAATGCCGAAACGGCCAGGGCCAATGCCGCCCAGGCAGGACCGCTGGCTGATGCCACGGCGCGCCAGCAAGTGGTGGTCCAGGAAACCGAAGTGGCAAAGCTCGAGGCAGACCGGGAGGAGCAGAAGCTCCAGACGTCCATCCGGAAGCCTGCCGACGCAAAGGCGTACGCCCAGCGGACCGAGGCGGAAGCCCAAAAGGCTGCCGACATCAGCGCGTCCGAGGCGCGGGCACGGCGCACGGAACTCGAGGCCCAGGCGAACGCCCGCAAAGTGGAAGTCGAAGCGCAGGCCAACGCCACGGCGGCGGCCGCCATTGCGGGAGCTACGAAGATCACCGGTGAAGCTGAAGCGGCAGCCACCAAGGCCCGGGGTGATGCTGCAGCCTCCGCCATCAAGGCCAAATCCTTGGCGGAAGCGGACGGCATCAAGGCCCGTGCCGAGGCTCTCGGAACCAACCAAGAGGCCGTTATCTCCCAGCAGCTTGCCGAGAACATGCCTGCGATCGTGGCAGCCGCGGCCGAACCCTTTGCCCACGTGGGAAACCTGACGGTCCTCAACGGTGGCGAGGGCCTCAACAGCATGGTGGGCGGGATCCTTTCCCAGGTGGGCAACTACCTGCCCTCGATCACTGCAGCCCTCAAGAACGGCAAGGAGCCGCCCAAGCGGCCCACCAAAACCCCTGATGCATAG
- a CDS encoding FAD-dependent oxidoreductase, whose amino-acid sequence MSDRKPSTEVLVVGGGMAGLAGALALRANGAEVTLVERAPEFGEVGAGLQMAPNASRVLKRWGLLGKALEIGVRPKHLVFRDALSGEELTRQTLDGEFEERYGAPYVVIHRSDLHRILLEACQDAGVRLVNDVVVEKVETVNGRGVAHASSGDVYEADVVIGADGLKSTLRAAVAQDGPVSSSYVAYRGTVPITPETPATDLEDVVVYLGPDCHLVQYPLRKGELLNTVAVFKSPSFERGEEQYGGVDELEAAYKDCIPAVQLALRNLATGIRWPMYDRDPIENWIDGRLVLMGDAAHPMLQYLAQGACQALEDAAVLQDCTVGSVFTDDGVDNGAWDRAIGDFNSARAARTARVQRTARVWGESWHVSGVARVLRNLLFKSRQDGDFQYNDWLYGREGDGVPAEGIPEARTESLAGTHA is encoded by the coding sequence ATGTCTGACCGCAAACCGTCCACTGAAGTCCTCGTCGTCGGCGGGGGGATGGCTGGCCTTGCCGGCGCCTTGGCCCTCCGCGCAAACGGCGCCGAGGTGACGCTGGTTGAACGGGCTCCCGAGTTCGGCGAGGTCGGGGCGGGACTACAGATGGCGCCCAACGCCTCGCGCGTCCTGAAGCGTTGGGGTCTCCTCGGAAAGGCGCTCGAGATCGGCGTCCGGCCCAAGCACTTGGTGTTCCGCGACGCCCTGAGCGGTGAGGAACTCACCCGGCAGACCCTCGATGGCGAATTCGAAGAGCGCTACGGCGCCCCGTACGTGGTGATCCACCGCAGCGACCTGCACCGGATCCTGTTGGAGGCTTGCCAAGACGCCGGCGTCCGCTTGGTGAACGACGTCGTCGTCGAGAAAGTCGAGACCGTGAACGGCCGCGGCGTGGCGCACGCGTCGAGTGGCGACGTTTACGAGGCCGACGTCGTGATCGGCGCCGACGGCCTCAAGTCCACGCTCCGCGCCGCCGTCGCGCAGGACGGACCGGTGTCGTCGTCGTACGTCGCCTATCGCGGAACTGTGCCCATCACACCTGAGACCCCGGCGACCGATCTCGAGGACGTCGTCGTCTACCTCGGGCCGGACTGCCACCTCGTGCAGTACCCGCTGCGCAAAGGCGAACTGCTCAACACTGTGGCGGTCTTCAAATCGCCCTCGTTCGAGCGCGGCGAGGAACAGTACGGAGGCGTCGACGAACTCGAGGCCGCTTACAAGGACTGCATCCCGGCAGTACAGCTGGCGCTCCGGAACCTGGCGACCGGCATCCGCTGGCCCATGTACGATCGCGATCCCATCGAGAACTGGATCGACGGCCGCCTTGTGTTGATGGGCGATGCCGCGCATCCCATGCTCCAGTACCTGGCCCAGGGGGCCTGCCAGGCGCTTGAAGACGCGGCGGTCCTCCAGGACTGCACGGTCGGCTCCGTGTTCACCGACGACGGCGTGGACAACGGAGCGTGGGACCGCGCCATCGGCGATTTCAACTCAGCCCGCGCAGCGCGCACGGCCCGTGTTCAGCGCACCGCGCGCGTCTGGGGAGAGTCATGGCACGTGTCCGGCGTCGCGCGCGTCTTGCGGAACCTGCTGTTCAAGAGCCGGCAGGACGGCGACTTCCAGTACAACGACTGGCTCTACGGGCGAGAGGGCGACGGCGTCCCTGCTGAAGGCATTCCAGAGGCGAGGACTGAATCGTTGGCGGGAACGCACGCCTAA
- a CDS encoding MFS transporter, translating into MNHTPSAAAPERTQHGLHQSPGASARFSKRSATAVLVCWLLVVFDGYDLIVYGTVQSSLITDTGWGLTKATAGTVGSMAFLGMMLGAIFAGRMSDSWGRRRTIIACAALFSIFTILCAFSPNALVFGGLRLLAGIGLGGLVPSANALVAELVPAKWRSTIATLMMSGVPIGGSIAALAGIPLIPAFGWPVMFLVAAVALLVVVPLGMRFLPETLPATLPESLPTAKKAGFNSLLRAPYLGMSLLFAISTLVTLFAWYGLGTWLPNLMQLAGYNLGSALTFALALNLGAVVGSVATAWAGTRFGPIPTAIAAAAVAAVALAVLVAGPPVGLVYVMLVLAGVGTHGTQCLIIAAVASHYPSHLRGTALGWALGVGRIGAVAAPQVGGLLLAAGLGVNSNFLAFAGAAAVAAILLGAIGAKIKTAKIKTPEIQSKNTTSVGARNV; encoded by the coding sequence ATGAATCACACACCATCCGCTGCAGCGCCGGAACGGACCCAACACGGCCTTCACCAATCCCCCGGGGCCTCCGCCCGCTTCTCCAAGCGTTCCGCCACCGCTGTGCTTGTCTGCTGGCTGCTCGTAGTATTCGATGGCTACGACCTCATCGTCTACGGCACTGTGCAATCGTCCCTCATCACCGACACAGGCTGGGGGCTCACCAAAGCCACGGCCGGCACGGTCGGTTCGATGGCGTTCCTGGGCATGATGCTCGGAGCCATCTTCGCCGGCAGGATGTCAGACAGTTGGGGCCGCCGACGGACGATCATCGCCTGCGCCGCACTGTTTTCGATCTTCACCATCCTGTGCGCGTTCTCCCCGAACGCCCTGGTCTTCGGGGGCCTGCGCTTGCTGGCCGGCATCGGCCTCGGCGGACTTGTTCCCTCGGCAAATGCCTTGGTCGCGGAACTGGTGCCCGCCAAATGGCGGTCCACCATCGCCACGCTGATGATGTCCGGAGTGCCGATCGGCGGCTCGATTGCCGCGTTGGCTGGCATTCCGCTGATTCCCGCATTCGGGTGGCCCGTCATGTTCCTTGTGGCCGCTGTGGCCCTGCTCGTGGTGGTTCCGCTGGGCATGCGCTTCCTCCCGGAAACGCTCCCGGCGACCCTTCCGGAATCCCTTCCCACCGCAAAGAAGGCGGGCTTCAATTCCCTGCTCCGCGCCCCGTACCTCGGCATGAGCCTCCTGTTCGCGATCTCCACCCTCGTGACGCTCTTTGCCTGGTACGGCCTGGGCACGTGGCTGCCGAACCTGATGCAACTTGCCGGCTACAACCTCGGATCAGCCTTGACGTTCGCGCTGGCACTCAACCTTGGTGCCGTCGTCGGCTCCGTTGCCACCGCTTGGGCGGGAACCCGCTTCGGTCCGATCCCGACGGCGATCGCGGCGGCCGCCGTCGCCGCCGTCGCGCTGGCCGTCCTCGTGGCGGGGCCGCCCGTGGGGCTTGTCTACGTCATGTTGGTGCTGGCCGGGGTGGGCACCCACGGAACCCAGTGCCTCATCATCGCGGCAGTGGCCAGCCATTACCCGTCGCACTTGCGGGGCACGGCGCTCGGTTGGGCCCTCGGAGTCGGCCGCATCGGCGCAGTCGCCGCACCCCAAGTAGGCGGACTGCTGCTCGCGGCCGGGCTCGGCGTCAACTCGAACTTCCTGGCATTCGCCGGGGCCGCCGCCGTCGCGGCCATCCTGCTCGGCGCGATCGGCGCGAAGATCAAAACGGCCAAGATCAAAACCCCCGAAATCCAATCCAAAAACACCACCTCTGTAGGAGCCCGCAATGTCTGA